A part of Asterias rubens chromosome 14, eAstRub1.3, whole genome shotgun sequence genomic DNA contains:
- the LOC117299211 gene encoding nuclear apoptosis-inducing factor 1-like, giving the protein MAATLKEKNVRKPNFSEKEKLLLLSEWEKRADVLRPKFSSKVTSQIKHEAWRQIAEALYSSFPSVRRDVPELQKKWQNMNSKMKEEASKYRKESVKTGGGPAPPDLSPMDQRLMTLIGENSPTIVGIVGGIDSLPPDDNFEPAVAISAAHGSIADTPDDR; this is encoded by the exons ATGGCCGCAACCTTGAAGGAGAAAAATGTCCGGAAACCAAATTTTTCCGAGAAGGAGAAGTTGCTCCTTCTTAGTGAGTGGGAGAAGCGGGCCGATGTGCTCCGACCGAAATTTTCGTCAAAGGTCACGTCCCAAATTAAGCACGAAGCATGGCGACAAATTGCAGAGGCCCTTTATTCAAGCTTCCCGTCAGTCCGTCGAGATGTGCCGGAACTTCAGAAGAAATGGCAGAACATGAACAGTAAGATGAAGGAGGAAGCCTCCAAATACCGAAAGGAATCAGTCAAAACCG GAGGAGGACCTGCCCCACCTGATCTGAGCCCAATGGACCAAAGATTGATGACCCTGATAGGAGAGAACTCTCCAACTATCGTAGGGATCGTTGGTGGCATTGACAGCCTCCCTCCTGATGATAACTTTGAGCCCGCAGTCGCCATATCAGCTGCTCATGGTTCCATTGCTGATACACCGGATGACAGGTAA
- the LOC117299212 gene encoding putative nuclease HARBI1, giving the protein MVSIVSSSLARKLAEFAGNRAEARYNGAHKTTRSLVERTIGQWKRRFHCLHGEIRLSPERTCRVIAACAVLHNIAKQRGLPDIEEDHMNNPPHPQPEQPVHHDDGNLVRNHVVHTYFQHHR; this is encoded by the exons ATGGTCAGCATTGTGTCATCAAGTCTAGCTAGAAAACTTGCTGAATTT GCAGGAAATCGTGCAGAGGCAAGATACAACGGTGCACACAA AACAACTCGAAGTCTTGTTGAACGGACGATTGGGCAGTGGAAACGTCGTTTTCACTGCCTTCATGGTGAAATAAGGCTGTCCCCAGAAAGAACGTGCAGAGTGATTGCTGCATGTGCTGTGCTGCACAACATTGCAAAGCAACGAGGCCTTCCAGACATTGAAGAGGATCACATGAACAACCCTCCACATCCACAGCCAGAACAACCAGTGCACCACGATGATGGCAACCTAGTCAGGAACCACGTAGTTCACACCTATTTCCA gcACCATCGATAA